One window of the Mycobacterium haemophilum DSM 44634 genome contains the following:
- a CDS encoding suppressor of fused domain protein encodes MTKTLAQVRAYLCRKFAQAGVAGIAAEPDSASVTFLGTEPIEVLRFRSGADGLLHYVSLGCSRYPMTDPTEMLADRLRGPRAEVVLCLRDPGPVTGLARSLAVLAATPAVDGVVLVEDALIDLGSPLWVRPSGRLPFTAVLLGRSDIPDLPLAPPRDPVRFLSVTPITATEAAWVRLNGALGAQALRQAWQSDGVDVLDPNRRAAQPD; translated from the coding sequence GTGACAAAGACTTTGGCTCAAGTGCGTGCATACCTGTGCCGAAAATTCGCGCAGGCAGGTGTCGCAGGTATAGCCGCCGAGCCTGATTCGGCGAGCGTGACGTTCCTGGGTACCGAACCTATCGAGGTGCTGCGATTCCGTTCCGGGGCAGACGGATTGCTGCACTACGTGTCGTTGGGGTGCTCGCGTTATCCGATGACTGATCCGACCGAGATGCTCGCTGACCGGTTACGCGGCCCACGTGCTGAAGTTGTGCTGTGCCTGCGCGATCCCGGGCCGGTCACCGGGCTGGCGCGCAGCCTGGCGGTGTTGGCGGCGACGCCGGCGGTCGACGGTGTGGTGCTGGTCGAGGATGCGCTGATCGACCTCGGATCGCCGCTGTGGGTGCGACCATCGGGGCGGTTGCCGTTCACCGCGGTGTTGTTGGGCCGCAGTGATATCCCTGACCTGCCGCTGGCGCCCCCTCGGGATCCAGTGCGTTTTCTGTCGGTGACTCCTATCACCGCGACCGAGGCGGCCTGGGTTCGGCTCAACGGCGCCCTGGGTGCTCAAGCCTTGCGGCAGGCATGGCAGAGCGACGGCGTCGACGTGTTAGATCCGAATCGCCGTGCCGCGCAACCCGATTGA
- a CDS encoding ABC transporter ATP-binding protein: MAEIVLEHVNKNYPNGATAVRDLSITIADGEFLILVGPSGCGKTTTLNMIAGLEDISSGELRIGGDRMNEKAPKDRDIAMVFQSYALYPHMTVRQNIAFPLTLAKMKKAEIAQKVSETARILDLTDLLDRKPSQLSGGQRQRVAMGRAIVRHPKAFLMDEPLSNLDAKLRVQMRGEIARLQRRLGTTTVYVTHDQTEAMTLGDRVVVMHSGVAQQIGTPDELYERPANLFVAGFIGSPAMNFFPATLTPNGLALPLGELTLSRKVQAVIGQHPVPDRVIVGVRPEHLADAKLIDADQRGAALVFEVKVDLVESLGADKYVYFTTAGCDVHSAQLDELAAESEARENQFVARVPAESKVAIGESIELAFGATKIAVFDADSGVNLTVPALTDAR, encoded by the coding sequence ATGGCCGAGATTGTGCTGGAGCACGTCAACAAGAATTACCCGAACGGCGCAACCGCGGTGCGCGACCTGTCCATCACCATCGCCGATGGGGAATTCCTGATCTTGGTTGGGCCTTCCGGCTGCGGTAAGACCACGACTCTGAATATGATTGCTGGACTTGAGGATATCTCGTCAGGTGAGTTACGCATCGGCGGTGACCGGATGAACGAGAAGGCGCCCAAGGACCGTGATATCGCGATGGTGTTCCAGTCTTACGCGCTGTACCCGCATATGACCGTGCGGCAGAATATCGCGTTCCCGCTGACGCTGGCCAAGATGAAGAAGGCGGAGATCGCGCAGAAGGTCTCCGAGACAGCCAGAATCCTTGATTTGACTGATCTTTTGGACCGTAAGCCCTCGCAGTTGTCTGGCGGGCAGCGGCAGCGGGTCGCGATGGGCCGGGCGATCGTTCGCCATCCCAAGGCATTCTTGATGGACGAGCCACTGTCCAATTTGGATGCCAAACTGCGGGTGCAGATGCGTGGCGAGATCGCCCGGCTGCAGCGCAGGCTGGGTACCACCACCGTCTACGTCACCCACGACCAGACCGAGGCCATGACGCTAGGGGACCGCGTGGTGGTCATGCACTCTGGTGTCGCACAGCAGATCGGTACGCCCGATGAGCTTTATGAACGTCCGGCCAATCTATTTGTCGCGGGGTTCATCGGTTCGCCGGCGATGAATTTCTTCCCCGCCACGTTGACACCGAATGGACTGGCCCTGCCCTTGGGGGAGCTGACCTTGTCGCGGAAAGTCCAGGCGGTGATCGGGCAGCACCCGGTGCCGGACAGGGTTATCGTCGGGGTGCGACCCGAGCACCTGGCCGATGCCAAGTTGATCGACGCAGACCAACGCGGTGCGGCGCTGGTTTTCGAGGTAAAAGTCGACTTGGTCGAATCGCTAGGAGCCGACAAATACGTCTACTTCACCACCGCTGGTTGTGATGTGCATTCAGCTCAGCTGGACGAGTTGGCGGCTGAATCGGAAGCACGTGAAAACCAGTTCGTGGCACGAGTTCCCGCTGAGTCAAAAGTGGCCATTGGAGAGTCAATCGAGTTGGCTTTCGGCGCAACGAAAATCGCCGTTTTCGACGCTGACTCTGGGGTGAATTTGACCGTTCCTGCACTGACTGATGCGCGGTGA
- a CDS encoding carbohydrate ABC transporter permease — MGARRTTIWVIIDTAVVGYALLPLLWILSLSLKPTSTVKDGKLIPSSVTFDNYRGIFRGDLFSAALINSIGIGLTTTAIAVMLGAMAAYAIARLAFPGKRLFVGTTLLITMFPAISLVTPLFNIERRVGLFDTWAGLILPYITFALPLAIYTLSAFFAEIPWDLEKAAKMDGATPGQAFRKVIVPLAAPGLVTAAILVFIFAWNDLLLALSLTATKAAITAPVAIANFTGSSQFEEPTGSIAAGAIVITVPIIVFVLIFQRRIVAGLTSGAVKG, encoded by the coding sequence GTGGGCGCGCGGCGCACCACGATTTGGGTCATCATCGATACCGCCGTGGTGGGATATGCGCTACTGCCACTATTGTGGATTCTGTCCCTGTCGCTCAAACCGACGTCAACGGTCAAGGACGGCAAGCTGATTCCGTCGTCAGTGACTTTCGACAACTACCGCGGCATCTTTCGGGGTGATCTTTTCAGCGCAGCGCTGATCAACTCCATCGGAATCGGATTGACTACCACCGCGATAGCGGTGATGCTCGGCGCGATGGCGGCCTACGCGATTGCCCGGCTGGCTTTTCCAGGTAAGCGACTATTTGTCGGTACCACCCTGCTGATCACCATGTTCCCGGCGATCTCGCTGGTGACGCCGTTGTTCAATATCGAACGCCGGGTCGGTCTGTTCGACACGTGGGCGGGGCTGATCCTGCCCTACATCACTTTCGCGTTGCCGCTTGCCATCTATACCTTGTCGGCATTCTTCGCCGAGATCCCGTGGGATCTAGAGAAGGCGGCCAAGATGGATGGCGCCACGCCGGGTCAGGCGTTCCGTAAGGTGATCGTCCCGCTGGCGGCGCCGGGTTTGGTCACCGCGGCGATCCTGGTGTTCATCTTCGCGTGGAACGACCTGCTGCTCGCGCTGTCGCTGACCGCCACCAAGGCGGCGATCACCGCCCCGGTTGCCATCGCGAACTTCACCGGTAGTTCGCAGTTCGAGGAGCCGACCGGTTCGATCGCGGCCGGTGCAATCGTGATTACGGTCCCGATCATCGTCTTTGTTTTAATTTTCCAGCGACGAATTGTTGCCGGGTTGACTTCTGGTGCTGTGAAGGGATAG
- a CDS encoding carbohydrate ABC transporter permease, whose protein sequence is MTAVAGKTWQVRARSVHPEQRLAFLLVAPAAMLMLAVTAYPIGYAVWLSLHRDNLATPNETAFIGLDNYQTILTDPYWWTALAVTVAITVVSVSIEFILGLTLALVMHRTLLGKGLVRTAVLIPYGIVTVVASYSWYYAWTPSTGYLANLLPQGSAPLTEQIPSLGIVILAEVWKTTPFMSLLLLAGLALVPEDLLKAAQMDGAGAWRRLTKIILPIIKPAVVVALLFRTLDAFRIFDNIYVLTQGANNTESVSILGYDNLFKGFNVGLGSAISVLIFGCVALIAVIFIKVFGAAAPGGDGNGH, encoded by the coding sequence ATGACAGCGGTGGCCGGCAAAACGTGGCAGGTGCGCGCCAGGAGCGTGCACCCAGAACAGCGACTGGCGTTCCTTCTGGTCGCGCCCGCCGCGATGTTGATGCTGGCGGTGACGGCCTATCCGATCGGATACGCGGTCTGGCTAAGCCTGCACCGCGACAACCTGGCCACCCCGAACGAGACCGCGTTCATCGGTCTAGACAACTACCAAACGATCTTGACCGACCCGTATTGGTGGACGGCGCTGGCGGTGACGGTGGCGATCACCGTGGTTTCAGTGTCGATCGAATTCATTTTGGGCCTGACGTTGGCGCTGGTGATGCACCGCACCCTCCTCGGCAAGGGCCTGGTGCGCACGGCGGTGCTCATCCCATACGGCATCGTCACGGTGGTCGCGTCGTACAGTTGGTATTACGCCTGGACGCCGAGCACCGGATATTTGGCGAACCTGCTGCCGCAAGGCAGTGCGCCGTTGACCGAGCAGATCCCGTCGTTGGGCATCGTTATCCTCGCGGAGGTCTGGAAGACCACTCCGTTCATGTCGTTGCTGTTGCTGGCCGGGTTGGCACTGGTTCCCGAGGATTTGCTCAAAGCTGCGCAGATGGATGGCGCCGGCGCGTGGCGGCGACTGACGAAGATCATTTTGCCGATCATTAAGCCGGCGGTCGTGGTGGCGCTGTTATTCCGGACGCTGGACGCGTTCCGCATTTTCGACAACATCTATGTGTTGACTCAAGGTGCCAACAACACCGAATCGGTGTCGATCCTGGGCTACGACAACCTGTTTAAAGGCTTCAACGTGGGGCTCGGTTCGGCGATCAGCGTGCTGATTTTCGGCTGCGTAGCCCTCATCGCGGTGATTTTCATCAAGGTGTTCGGCGCCGCGGCGCCCGGAGGTGACGGCAATGGGCACTGA
- a CDS encoding extracellular solute-binding protein, producing MVSACGTGGNRLVISFYTPANEDATFTEVARRCTEQLHGRFAIKHVSLPRSPDEQRLQLARRLTGNDRTLDVMAMDVVWTAEFAEAGWTLPLSDDPAGLAEADATVDTLPGPLATATWKRKLYAAPVTTNTQLLWYRADLVDQPPGDWNGMVAEAARLHAAGEPSWIAVQANQGEGLVVWFNTLLVSAGGQVLSEDGRHVTLTDTPEHRAATVRALRILKSVATAPGADPSITRTDESTARLAVEQGKAALEVNWPFVLASMLENAVKGGVAFLPFDRIPALAGSINNVGTFVPNDEQFRIAYQAARKVFGFAPYPGVSRSEPAKVTIGGLNLAVASTSRHKAEAFEAVRCLRSEQNQQYLSIEGGLPAVRASLYSDPKFQAKYPMYTIIREQLTDAAVRPVTPAYQAVSIRLSAALSPITDIDPEPMADKLAAQVQKAIDGKGLLP from the coding sequence ATGGTGTCGGCCTGCGGGACCGGCGGTAATCGGCTAGTGATCAGCTTCTACACGCCCGCTAACGAGGATGCGACATTTACCGAGGTCGCGCGGCGTTGCACCGAGCAATTGCACGGCCGGTTCGCCATTAAGCATGTGAGTCTGCCGAGGTCGCCAGACGAGCAGCGATTGCAACTGGCCCGGCGGCTGACCGGTAACGACCGCACCCTGGACGTGATGGCGATGGATGTGGTGTGGACCGCGGAGTTCGCTGAGGCGGGATGGACGCTGCCGCTATCGGACGATCCGGCGGGGCTGGCTGAGGCTGATGCGACCGTCGACACCCTCCCGGGCCCGCTCGCGACGGCCACCTGGAAGCGCAAGCTGTATGCCGCGCCCGTCACTACCAATACCCAATTGCTCTGGTACCGAGCAGATTTAGTGGATCAACCGCCAGGTGACTGGAATGGCATGGTGGCTGAGGCGGCCCGGTTGCATGCGGCTGGCGAACCCAGCTGGATCGCCGTGCAGGCCAATCAGGGCGAGGGACTCGTGGTGTGGTTCAACACGCTGCTGGTGAGTGCGGGCGGACAGGTGCTGTCCGAGGATGGCCGCCACGTCACCTTGACCGACACGCCGGAGCACCGGGCCGCCACCGTCCGCGCGCTGCGGATCCTCAAGTCGGTGGCCACCGCGCCCGGAGCCGACCCGTCGATCACCCGGACCGACGAAAGCACCGCGCGATTGGCGGTTGAGCAGGGGAAGGCCGCGCTGGAGGTCAACTGGCCGTTCGTGCTGGCGTCGATGCTGGAGAACGCGGTGAAGGGCGGGGTGGCTTTCCTGCCGTTCGATCGGATCCCCGCGTTGGCCGGCAGCATCAACAACGTCGGGACATTCGTACCCAACGACGAACAATTTCGCATCGCGTATCAGGCCGCCCGGAAGGTGTTTGGTTTCGCGCCGTATCCCGGTGTGTCGCGCAGCGAGCCGGCCAAGGTGACGATCGGCGGGCTGAACCTGGCGGTGGCCAGCACCAGCCGTCATAAAGCCGAAGCGTTTGAAGCCGTCCGGTGTCTGCGCAGTGAGCAAAACCAGCAGTACCTCTCGATCGAAGGGGGGCTGCCGGCGGTACGGGCCTCGCTGTACTCCGACCCGAAATTCCAGGCCAAGTACCCGATGTACACCATCATTCGAGAACAGCTGACCGATGCCGCGGTGCGGCCCGTGACGCCGGCCTATCAGGCGGTGTCGATCCGGCTGTCGGCCGCGCTGAGTCCCATCACCGACATCGACCCCGAGCCCATGGCCGACAAGCTCGCCGCGCAGGTGCAAAAGGCCATCGACGGGAAGGGGCTGTTGCCGTGA
- a CDS encoding general stress protein, with amino-acid sequence MTSPFQPGQVPGATPGATGAGRRGTPGLPTPPKGWPVGSYPTYAEAQRAVDYLSEQQFPVQQVTIVGVDLMQVERVTGRLTWAKVLGGGVLSGAWLGLFIGLVLGFFSPSPWAALATGLVAGVFFGLITSAVPYAMARGTRDFSSTLQLVAGRYDVLCDPQNAEKARDLLARLAI; translated from the coding sequence ATGACTAGCCCTTTCCAGCCTGGACAGGTTCCTGGCGCAACACCTGGGGCGACGGGCGCGGGTCGCCGCGGCACGCCCGGGTTACCCACCCCGCCTAAAGGCTGGCCGGTCGGGTCGTATCCGACCTACGCTGAAGCGCAGCGTGCCGTCGACTACCTATCCGAACAGCAATTCCCGGTTCAGCAGGTGACCATTGTTGGCGTCGACCTCATGCAGGTGGAACGGGTCACTGGTCGGCTGACATGGGCCAAAGTGCTGGGCGGCGGCGTACTTAGCGGCGCCTGGCTTGGTCTGTTCATCGGGTTGGTGCTGGGCTTCTTTAGTCCTAGCCCGTGGGCGGCGCTGGCCACCGGTTTGGTTGCCGGCGTGTTCTTCGGGTTGATCACCTCCGCGGTTCCCTACGCAATGGCCCGCGGCACAAGGGATTTCAGCTCGACTTTACAATTAGTGGCCGGCCGCTACGACGTACTCTGCGATCCGCAAAATGCGGAGAAGGCGCGCGATCTGCTGGCGCGCCTGGCGATCTGA
- a CDS encoding DUF4190 domain-containing protein, giving the protein MTAPGGAFGESAHDDEANPPTGTGTPGQPVWGAPWNPPAPSHAADYPPAAYPPPNVPPGYPQDLPADYPEPMAPAPPGYGQPPGYGGPSYPPPQFGAPAGGHGPPWHPGEYPGTYPGDYYPPDYLGGYGATQPGMNAMAIASLISSFTGLVCCIGSMVAIVLGTIALNQIKRTRQEGYGLAVAGIVIGIATLLVSLIVAVFALHSH; this is encoded by the coding sequence ATGACAGCTCCCGGCGGCGCCTTCGGCGAAAGTGCCCACGACGATGAGGCTAACCCGCCGACCGGTACCGGGACTCCAGGGCAGCCGGTTTGGGGTGCACCCTGGAATCCGCCAGCACCATCGCACGCAGCCGACTACCCGCCCGCGGCGTATCCACCACCCAATGTTCCTCCCGGCTATCCGCAGGACCTTCCGGCCGACTATCCAGAACCCATGGCGCCCGCCCCGCCGGGATACGGACAGCCGCCAGGCTACGGCGGGCCGTCCTACCCACCGCCGCAATTTGGCGCACCGGCGGGCGGCCATGGGCCGCCTTGGCATCCGGGCGAGTATCCAGGCACCTATCCGGGGGACTACTACCCGCCGGATTATCTGGGAGGTTACGGCGCCACCCAGCCAGGAATGAACGCGATGGCGATCGCCTCGCTGATCTCCTCGTTCACCGGGTTGGTGTGCTGCATCGGCTCGATGGTGGCCATCGTGCTCGGCACCATCGCCCTCAATCAGATCAAGCGGACTCGCCAAGAAGGCTACGGCCTGGCCGTCGCCGGCATAGTGATCGGCATCGCGACCCTGCTGGTGAGTTTGATCGTCGCGGTATTCGCGCTGCATTCGCATTAG
- a CDS encoding magnesium transporter MgtE N-terminal domain-containing protein yields MGSVNKVYVARLARMLVLGPLGESFGRVRDVVISISIVRQQPRILGLVVDLATRRSIFIPMLRVAAIEPDAVTLATSNVSLHHFGQRPGEVLALGQVLDTPVRVNDPALPELAGVDVVITDLGIEQTRTRDWMVTKIAVRAQRRLGRRGPVHVVDWQYVQGLTPSALAMPGKGVAQLLDQFDGRKAVDVADAIRGLPRARRYEVLKALHDERLADILQELPELYQADVLSQLGTERAADVLEAMDPDDAADLLGVLSPTDAELLLTRMDPGDSGAVRRLLTYPPDTAGGLMTSDPVVLTPDTAVAEALARVRDSDLSPALSSMVFVARPPTATPTGPYLGCVHLQRLLREAPAELVGGIIDTDLPTLTPETPLAAVTRYLAAYNLVCGPVLDDQNHLLGAVTVDDLLDHLLPHDWRVDVPEFSRCGTAGIPGGS; encoded by the coding sequence ATGGGATCGGTCAATAAGGTATATGTGGCGCGGCTCGCGCGGATGTTGGTGTTGGGCCCACTCGGCGAATCCTTCGGGCGGGTCCGTGATGTCGTGATCAGCATCAGCATTGTCCGCCAGCAACCGCGAATCCTGGGGTTGGTCGTCGATTTGGCGACCCGCCGCAGCATTTTCATCCCGATGCTGCGGGTCGCCGCGATCGAGCCAGACGCGGTGACACTAGCCACCAGCAACGTGTCGTTGCACCACTTCGGGCAGCGGCCGGGCGAGGTGCTGGCACTCGGTCAAGTGCTCGACACCCCGGTTAGAGTCAACGATCCCGCACTGCCCGAGTTGGCCGGCGTTGACGTCGTGATCACTGACCTGGGTATCGAACAAACCCGAACGCGCGACTGGATGGTCACCAAAATCGCCGTCCGGGCCCAACGACGGCTGGGACGACGCGGCCCCGTGCACGTCGTGGACTGGCAATACGTGCAGGGCTTGACGCCCTCGGCGTTGGCAATGCCGGGTAAAGGGGTTGCGCAGCTACTGGATCAGTTTGACGGACGCAAGGCGGTCGATGTGGCCGACGCCATCCGCGGACTTCCGCGCGCGCGACGCTACGAGGTGCTCAAAGCGCTCCACGACGAACGGCTCGCCGACATTCTGCAGGAGCTGCCCGAGCTGTATCAGGCCGATGTGTTGTCGCAACTGGGCACCGAACGCGCCGCCGATGTGCTCGAGGCGATGGATCCCGATGATGCCGCCGACCTGCTCGGCGTGCTGAGTCCGACCGACGCCGAGTTGCTGCTGACCCGGATGGATCCTGGGGATTCCGGCGCAGTGCGACGGCTACTGACGTACCCGCCAGATACCGCGGGCGGCTTGATGACCTCCGATCCGGTGGTGCTGACGCCGGACACCGCCGTCGCCGAAGCACTGGCCCGGGTCCGTGATTCCGACCTATCCCCCGCGCTGTCGTCCATGGTGTTCGTGGCCCGGCCGCCCACAGCCACGCCCACCGGGCCCTACCTAGGCTGCGTACACCTGCAGCGGCTGCTGCGCGAAGCGCCAGCCGAGCTGGTCGGTGGAATCATCGACACTGACCTACCCACGCTGACACCGGAGACTCCGTTGGCCGCGGTGACCCGTTACCTCGCCGCCTACAACCTGGTATGCGGGCCGGTGCTCGACGACCAAAACCACCTGTTGGGAGCGGTGACCGTGGACGACCTGCTCGACCACCTGCTGCCACACGACTGGCGCGTGGATGTACCGGAGTTCTCGAGGTGCGGAACCGCCGGCATACCCGGAGGGTCCTGA
- a CDS encoding DUF1003 domain-containing protein, with translation MRKSPAPRRLYTPRTSRRLTPSWDTETVGHITESIARFFGTGRYLLLQTIVVLVWVALNLFALKWRWDPYPFILLNLAFSTQAAYAAPLILLAQNRQENRDRVALEEDRRRAAQTKADTEYLARELAALRLAIGEVATREYLRHELEDVRTLLANLQPSNSRSEPAQTGDSVDRHAKKSC, from the coding sequence ATGAGGAAGTCCCCCGCACCGCGACGGCTCTACACCCCACGGACATCGCGCAGGTTGACGCCGAGCTGGGACACCGAGACCGTCGGGCACATCACCGAATCAATTGCGCGTTTCTTCGGCACCGGCCGCTATCTGCTGCTGCAGACGATCGTGGTGTTGGTGTGGGTTGCGCTGAATCTATTCGCACTGAAGTGGCGCTGGGACCCTTACCCTTTCATCCTGCTCAACCTGGCTTTCTCCACACAGGCCGCTTACGCGGCGCCGCTCATTCTGCTGGCCCAGAATCGTCAAGAAAACCGGGACCGAGTCGCACTCGAAGAGGATCGTCGTCGCGCTGCGCAAACCAAGGCCGACACCGAGTATTTGGCCCGCGAACTGGCTGCCTTGCGGCTGGCTATCGGCGAGGTCGCGACGCGTGAATACCTGCGCCACGAACTGGAAGACGTGCGCACCCTGCTGGCTAACCTGCAGCCGAGCAACTCGCGCAGCGAGCCGGCCCAGACCGGTGACAGCGTCGATCGGCACGCGAAGAAATCCTGCTGA
- a CDS encoding Mrp/NBP35 family ATP-binding protein, with protein sequence MSGTGHDSADVKADLSAAIRTALAKVIDPELRRPITELGMVKSIDIEPDGNVQIGIYLTIASCPKKSEISERVTKAVTDVPGTKAVRVNLDVMSDEQRTELRKQLRGDAREPVIPFAQPSSLTRVYAVASGKGGVGKSTVTVNLAAAMAARGLSVGVLDADIHGHSIPRMMGSSDRPTQVESMILPPIAHEVKVISIAQFTEGNTPVVWRGPMLHRALQQFLADVYWGDLDVLLLDLPPGTGDIAISVAQLIPNAEILVVTTPQLAAAEVAERAGSIALQTRQRLAGVVENMSGLVLPDGSTLQVFGAGGGQQVAERLSRAVGAEVPLLGQIPLDPALVAAGDSGIPIVLSAPDSPVGKELLRIADELSSRRRGLAGMSLGLDPSRR encoded by the coding sequence ATGTCTGGAACTGGTCACGACTCTGCTGATGTGAAAGCCGACCTGAGCGCGGCAATCCGCACCGCGCTGGCAAAGGTGATCGACCCCGAACTGCGGCGCCCCATTACCGAACTCGGGATGGTCAAAAGTATCGACATCGAGCCGGACGGCAATGTGCAGATTGGGATTTACCTCACCATCGCCAGCTGCCCGAAGAAGTCCGAAATCAGCGAGCGGGTCACCAAGGCGGTCACCGACGTTCCCGGCACCAAAGCGGTGCGGGTCAATCTGGACGTGATGAGCGATGAGCAGCGCACCGAGCTGCGCAAGCAGCTGCGTGGGGATGCTCGCGAGCCCGTCATCCCGTTCGCCCAGCCCAGCTCGTTGACCCGGGTGTATGCGGTCGCGTCCGGCAAGGGCGGAGTCGGAAAGTCCACCGTCACGGTCAACCTGGCCGCAGCGATGGCCGCCCGTGGTCTGTCGGTCGGCGTGCTGGATGCCGACATCCACGGTCACTCCATCCCCCGGATGATGGGCAGCAGCGACCGGCCCACCCAAGTTGAGTCGATGATCCTGCCGCCCATCGCGCACGAAGTGAAGGTCATTTCGATCGCGCAGTTCACCGAGGGTAATACGCCGGTAGTGTGGCGCGGGCCCATGCTGCACCGGGCATTGCAGCAGTTCCTAGCCGACGTGTATTGGGGCGATCTGGATGTGCTGCTGCTCGATCTGCCGCCGGGTACCGGCGACATCGCCATCTCGGTGGCTCAGCTGATCCCCAACGCTGAGATTCTTGTGGTGACCACGCCGCAGCTGGCCGCGGCCGAGGTCGCCGAACGAGCCGGCAGCATCGCGCTGCAGACCCGGCAGCGCCTGGCGGGTGTGGTGGAGAACATGTCCGGGCTGGTGCTGCCTGACGGCTCAACGTTGCAGGTTTTCGGCGCGGGCGGCGGCCAACAGGTCGCGGAGCGGCTCTCCCGCGCGGTTGGCGCCGAGGTGCCGCTGCTGGGTCAGATCCCGCTGGATCCCGCGCTGGTAGCCGCCGGTGATTCGGGCATACCGATCGTGCTGAGCGCACCGGATTCGCCGGTAGGTAAGGAACTGCTCCGCATCGCCGACGAGCTGTCGTCACGGCGCCGCGGACTGGCGGGCATGTCGCTGGGACTCGACCCGTCGCGGCGTTAA
- the tatB gene encoding Sec-independent protein translocase protein TatB, with protein sequence MFANIGWGEMLVLVVVGLVVLGPERLPGAIRWTSGALRQARDYLSGVTNQLREDIGPEFDDLRGQLGELQKLRGMTPRAALTKHLLDGDDSLLTGNFDQPVNDTPVPPAEPRPGDHTPFDTDAT encoded by the coding sequence GTGTTCGCCAACATCGGCTGGGGGGAAATGCTCGTCCTTGTGGTGGTCGGGCTGGTGGTGCTTGGTCCGGAACGGCTTCCCGGAGCCATCCGCTGGACATCGGGCGCACTGCGGCAGGCGCGCGATTACCTCAGCGGTGTGACCAACCAGCTGCGCGAGGACATCGGCCCCGAGTTCGACGACCTGCGTGGCCAACTCGGTGAGCTACAGAAGCTGCGGGGTATGACACCGCGTGCGGCGCTGACCAAGCACCTCCTCGACGGCGATGACTCCCTGCTTACGGGGAATTTCGATCAGCCGGTGAACGACACGCCGGTACCGCCGGCCGAGCCACGGCCTGGCGACCACACTCCGTTCGACACCGACGCAACCTGA